From a single Pseudoalteromonas nigrifaciens genomic region:
- the rimI gene encoding ribosomal protein S18-alanine N-acetyltransferase, with amino-acid sequence MINFKSVDATAIPQLMAIETACHSHPWTLNTMSSCIGGRYFNLAAFNGDTMVGFYIGEKAGPDFTLMDICVAPSEQGKGIAKQLLNQFIDYGEQQNAENLFLEVRESNTPAIKLYENAGFIEMSVRKNYYPSDNPAKNGFEDAILMGMALGLNFQ; translated from the coding sequence TTGATAAACTTTAAATCAGTAGACGCAACCGCTATACCGCAATTAATGGCTATAGAAACCGCATGCCACAGCCACCCGTGGACGTTAAATACTATGAGCTCATGTATTGGTGGGCGCTATTTTAATTTAGCAGCGTTTAACGGCGATACCATGGTAGGTTTTTATATTGGCGAAAAGGCCGGGCCCGACTTTACCTTGATGGATATTTGCGTTGCCCCAAGCGAGCAAGGAAAAGGCATTGCAAAACAGCTACTGAACCAGTTTATTGATTATGGTGAGCAGCAAAATGCTGAAAATTTATTTTTAGAAGTACGCGAATCAAATACCCCCGCAATAAAGCTCTACGAAAATGCAGGCTTTATAGAAATGTCAGTGCGTAAAAACTATTACCCAAGCGACAATCCTGCTAAAAACGGATTTGAAGACGCTATTTTAATGGGCATGGCACTGGGCTTAAACTTTCAATAA
- a CDS encoding ATP-binding protein, whose protein sequence is MKTSKLSIRLLWYITPLVILPLLFLGGFTLTNVTNSTQKQADLIMSRFVEQQQQKVFNYIDSFQSTAKLLSTSPVLNDFLANDLHADGGYTYRLGALMDVFASYSEAYPDIISINLMSVNGKSDAYYSSNLSIAPKSYPFFDKVQQSNLSQQQFMMQKADGTTSLYFIQRIYSIDYYLKRPQQLGFIVLHIDPSILNTSILEAPYNNTLNLLVSNEGKILFSSDYNIRGQYISEFELNQVHNLADIGSLSTIELSSIDKIERMIFAVQMSGGYYVSTIPKAVLYQSGKAISLITGLIVIISVITLPILIFIVVRNLLLNPIELLGAASHRVGDGDLGVSLPAHTDDEVGILFNDFNHMVNQIRHYQEQLEEYKHHLEDKVESRTKALETMNSQLELAIGQAEQANQLKSRFLANMSHEIRTPLTAIMGFTEQLLHNDKITNNKQHLGTILRNSKHLLELINNILDLSKIEAEKIAVEQAPLNVVRLIHDIESIIEPLAQQKKLKLSINYQLPLPHTINSDETRLKQILINIASNAVKFTEQGHVSITVHYLPSQELMFVIQDSGIGMVESQIKRLFTPFEQADATTTRRFGGTGLGLCISKNLAQRLGGDITVKSELDVGSCFTITIACNLQTPLADNLFLEQSNQLIPEKDPLLSFASNNFDAHILVAEDNPDNQLLIKLLLQTWGLEPDIANNGAEAVEMALVNDYQLIIMDMQMPVMGGLEATKILRHAAYDGPIIALTANVMNHDVDTYIAAGCDKALAKPIDKDALESVLVSYLHLEKDNQNKWDDILKSEKFQQINANYVANLPTYLAEIKSLQFSGNLVALRALAHNIKGSAGCFNFDDIYHCAARLEDHLKSDSKAALNELTANLINAIEQVISEQSKPV, encoded by the coding sequence ATGAAAACCAGTAAGTTAAGCATTAGGTTATTATGGTATATAACGCCGTTAGTTATACTTCCGCTGTTATTTTTAGGTGGTTTTACGCTAACTAATGTAACCAACTCAACACAAAAACAAGCTGATTTAATTATGAGCCGGTTTGTTGAACAACAACAACAAAAAGTATTTAACTATATTGACTCATTTCAATCCACTGCCAAGCTATTATCCACCTCACCCGTATTGAACGATTTTTTAGCTAACGATTTACATGCTGATGGTGGCTACACCTATCGCCTAGGTGCGTTAATGGATGTGTTTGCCAGTTATAGCGAGGCCTATCCCGATATTATTAGCATTAACTTAATGTCGGTAAATGGCAAAAGCGATGCCTACTACTCAAGTAATTTAAGCATAGCGCCAAAATCGTATCCTTTTTTTGACAAAGTACAGCAAAGTAATTTAAGCCAACAGCAGTTTATGATGCAAAAAGCAGATGGCACCACCAGCTTGTATTTTATTCAGCGTATTTATAGCATTGACTACTATCTTAAGCGCCCACAACAGCTTGGTTTTATAGTACTGCATATTGATCCTTCTATTCTTAACACCAGTATTTTAGAAGCCCCCTACAACAACACCCTCAACTTACTCGTTAGTAATGAGGGGAAAATTTTATTTAGTTCCGATTATAATATTCGTGGCCAATATATTAGCGAATTTGAGCTCAACCAAGTACATAACTTAGCCGACATTGGCTCTTTATCAACCATAGAGCTTTCGAGTATAGATAAAATAGAGCGGATGATTTTTGCGGTGCAAATGAGCGGTGGTTATTATGTATCGACTATTCCTAAAGCCGTTTTGTATCAATCGGGTAAGGCTATTAGCTTAATTACCGGCTTAATTGTTATTATTTCGGTTATTACGCTGCCAATACTTATTTTTATTGTAGTGCGTAATTTATTACTTAATCCTATTGAGCTATTAGGTGCAGCTAGCCACCGTGTAGGTGATGGCGATTTAGGTGTTTCACTGCCCGCGCACACCGATGATGAAGTAGGCATATTGTTTAACGACTTTAATCACATGGTTAATCAAATTAGGCATTATCAAGAGCAGTTAGAAGAATATAAACATCACCTCGAAGACAAAGTAGAAAGCCGCACCAAAGCGCTAGAAACCATGAATAGCCAGTTAGAGCTTGCGATTGGCCAAGCAGAGCAAGCAAATCAACTTAAAAGTCGCTTTTTGGCTAATATGAGCCACGAAATTCGTACCCCACTCACGGCAATAATGGGCTTTACCGAACAGCTTTTACATAACGATAAAATCACCAACAACAAACAGCATTTAGGCACTATTTTACGCAACTCTAAGCATTTACTAGAGTTAATAAATAACATTTTAGATTTGTCTAAAATTGAAGCCGAAAAAATTGCTGTAGAGCAAGCCCCACTAAATGTAGTGCGCTTAATTCACGACATTGAGTCAATTATTGAACCGCTGGCACAACAAAAAAAGCTAAAGCTTAGTATTAATTATCAACTCCCGTTACCACACACTATAAACAGCGACGAAACCCGCTTAAAACAAATACTGATCAACATTGCCAGCAATGCAGTTAAGTTTACCGAGCAAGGCCATGTATCTATAACGGTTCATTACCTACCAAGCCAAGAGCTGATGTTTGTAATACAAGATAGCGGAATTGGTATGGTTGAAAGTCAAATTAAGCGCTTATTTACTCCTTTTGAGCAAGCAGACGCTACCACAACCCGTCGCTTTGGCGGCACCGGGCTTGGGCTATGTATTTCAAAAAATTTAGCACAACGTCTTGGCGGTGATATAACCGTTAAAAGTGAATTAGATGTAGGTAGCTGCTTTACTATAACCATAGCCTGTAATTTACAAACGCCATTAGCCGATAACCTGTTTTTAGAGCAATCCAATCAACTCATTCCAGAAAAAGATCCGCTGCTTTCCTTCGCTAGTAATAATTTTGATGCACATATTTTAGTGGCCGAAGATAACCCCGATAATCAATTATTAATAAAGCTGCTGCTGCAAACTTGGGGATTAGAGCCCGACATAGCAAACAATGGCGCTGAAGCGGTAGAAATGGCGCTAGTAAACGACTATCAGTTAATTATTATGGATATGCAAATGCCAGTAATGGGTGGCCTAGAAGCGACTAAAATATTACGCCATGCAGCATACGACGGCCCTATAATCGCACTCACTGCGAATGTAATGAACCATGACGTAGACACATATATTGCTGCAGGATGCGACAAGGCTCTGGCGAAACCTATAGATAAAGACGCCCTAGAAAGCGTATTAGTAAGTTACCTACACCTTGAAAAAGACAATCAAAATAAATGGGACGACATACTCAAAAGTGAAAAATTCCAACAAATAAATGCAAATTACGTCGCTAACCTGCCAACTTATTTAGCTGAAATAAAAAGCTTACAATTTTCGGGTAACTTAGTCGCATTACGCGCATTAGCACATAATATAAAAGGCAGTGCTGGGTGTTTTAACTTTGATGATATTTATCACTGTGCTGCGCGTTTAGAAGATCATTTAAAAAGCGATAGCAAAGCCGCGTTAAACGAATTAACAGCTAACTTAATTAACGCTATTGAGCAGGTTATTAGTGAGCAAAGTAAGCCGGTATAA